From Myxocyprinus asiaticus isolate MX2 ecotype Aquarium Trade chromosome 49, UBuf_Myxa_2, whole genome shotgun sequence, a single genomic window includes:
- the LOC127438053 gene encoding oocyte zinc finger protein XlCOF15-like — protein sequence MRVHTVEKPYTCDQCGKSFKGKQYLTKHMRMHTAERPYTCDQCGKSFARLHSLKLHQKIHTGVKNYMCFDCAKTFITAGELKQHQIIHTGEKHHKCSHCDKKFSRSSTLKRHERIHNGVKLYTCDQCGKSFKYKETLKIHTRIHTGEKPHNCHQCGKSFAHLNNFKRHQKLHNSVKDHVCIECKKAFTTGNDLKRHNRIHTGEKPYKCSHCDKRFTQSSILKTHERIHTGEKPYHCPPCEKSFNQIGNLQRHLRRHHTKSFCK from the coding sequence atgagagttcacactgTAGAGAAGCCGtacacatgtgatcagtgtggaaagagtttcaaaggAAAACAATACCTTACAAAACACATGAGAATGCACACTGCAGAGAGACCAtacacatgtgatcagtgtggaaagagttttgcacggCTGCACAGTTTGAAATTGCACCAGAAAATACACACTGGTGTGAAAAATTATATGTGTTTTGATTGTGCAAAAACTTTTATtacagcaggtgaactgaaacaGCACCAgataattcacactggagaaaaacaccacaagtgttcacactgtgacaAGAAATTCTCTCGGTCATCAACACTGAAAAGACATGAGAGAATCCACAATGGAGTGAAACTGtacacatgtgatcagtgtggaaaaagtttcaaatATAAAGAAACCCTTAAGATTCACAcgagaatccacactggagagaagccacaCAATTGCcaccagtgtggaaagagttttgcacatcTGAACAATTTTAAAAGGCACCAGAAATTACACAACAGTGTGAAAGACCATGTGTGCATCGAGTGTAAGAAGGCTTTTACTACAGGCAACGATTTGAAACGGCACAacagaatccatactggagaaaaaccttacaagtgttcacattgTGACAAGAGATTCACTCAATCATCAATACTGAAAACACATGaaagaatccacactggagagaaaccgtacCATTGCCCTCCATGTGAGAAGAGTTTCAACCAAATTGGTAATCTACAGAGGCATCTGAGAAGGCATCATACAAAGTCTTTTTGTAAGTAA